From Acidothermus cellulolyticus 11B, a single genomic window includes:
- the argS gene encoding arginine--tRNA ligase — translation MTPADLADAIRRAIRAAVDADQLRVDVPAEVLVERPKRKEFGDYATNVALQLAKSAGRPPRDVAAILAEQLAAQPGIAAVDVAGPGFLNIRLAAGAQGDIARQIVEAGPRYGTSTTLRGQRINVEFVSANPTGPLHLGHTRWAAVGDALARVLQAAGAEVTREFYINDRGAQMEKFGASLAAAAVGEPIPDDGYHGRYIHDLAKEIAGEHPEFLDLPPDERAAAFRDEGYRRQLERQRRALEHFRVHFDVWFSERVLHESGAVEAALDELRRQGHVYEADGAVWLRTTDFGDDRDRVLVRSNGEKTYFAADAAYYLDKRRRGFDTCLYLLGADHHGYVARLKAIAACAGDDPERTLEVLIGQLVKILKGGEEVRLSKRAGEIVTLEDVVDLAGVDAVRYSLARYPADSPLTLDVDLITRQTNDNPVFYVQYVAARTASVSRHARDLGIDRGAFDPTLLGHDREIDLLGALAEFPRIVASAAELREPHRIARYLEELAGTYHRFYDACRILPVGDEQPTPLTHARLWLNDATRIVIANGLELLGVEAPERM, via the coding sequence GTGACCCCAGCAGACCTTGCCGATGCGATTCGCCGGGCAATCCGCGCCGCGGTGGACGCCGACCAACTGCGCGTCGACGTCCCCGCCGAGGTGCTCGTCGAACGGCCCAAGCGCAAGGAATTCGGGGATTACGCCACCAACGTCGCCCTGCAACTCGCCAAGTCCGCCGGACGCCCGCCGCGTGACGTCGCCGCGATCCTGGCCGAGCAGCTTGCCGCGCAGCCAGGTATTGCCGCGGTCGACGTTGCCGGGCCCGGTTTTCTCAATATCCGGCTGGCCGCCGGTGCGCAGGGTGACATCGCCCGGCAAATCGTCGAAGCGGGACCACGGTACGGAACGAGCACCACCCTGCGCGGTCAGCGCATCAACGTGGAATTCGTCTCCGCCAACCCGACCGGGCCGCTGCATCTGGGGCACACCCGGTGGGCGGCTGTCGGCGATGCCCTCGCCCGGGTCCTCCAGGCCGCAGGCGCGGAGGTGACGCGGGAGTTCTACATCAACGACCGCGGCGCCCAAATGGAAAAATTCGGCGCGTCGCTCGCCGCCGCGGCCGTCGGTGAGCCGATCCCGGACGACGGCTACCACGGCCGGTACATTCACGACTTGGCCAAAGAAATCGCCGGTGAGCATCCCGAATTCCTCGACCTGCCCCCGGACGAGCGGGCAGCCGCGTTCCGTGACGAGGGGTATCGCCGGCAACTGGAGCGGCAGCGGCGGGCCTTGGAACATTTCCGGGTGCATTTCGACGTATGGTTCTCCGAACGGGTGCTGCACGAATCCGGGGCGGTGGAGGCGGCGCTCGACGAACTCCGCCGTCAAGGGCATGTCTACGAAGCTGACGGCGCGGTATGGCTGCGCACCACGGATTTCGGCGACGACCGCGACCGTGTGCTCGTGCGCAGCAACGGTGAGAAGACCTATTTCGCCGCGGACGCCGCGTATTACCTCGACAAGCGGCGGCGTGGTTTTGACACCTGCCTCTACCTTCTCGGCGCGGACCATCATGGGTACGTCGCGCGACTCAAGGCGATCGCAGCCTGCGCCGGCGACGACCCGGAGAGAACCCTCGAGGTTCTCATCGGGCAGCTGGTGAAAATCCTCAAAGGCGGGGAAGAGGTCCGCCTCTCCAAGCGCGCCGGGGAAATCGTCACGCTCGAGGATGTCGTCGACCTCGCCGGTGTGGACGCCGTCCGGTACTCCCTTGCCCGGTATCCGGCCGACTCACCGCTCACCCTCGACGTCGACCTCATCACCCGGCAGACCAACGACAATCCGGTGTTCTACGTCCAGTACGTCGCCGCCCGCACTGCCTCGGTCTCCCGGCACGCCCGGGACCTCGGCATCGACCGCGGCGCCTTTGACCCGACCCTGCTCGGCCACGACCGGGAAATTGATTTGCTGGGAGCGCTCGCGGAATTTCCCCGCATCGTCGCATCCGCGGCCGAGCTTCGCGAACCGCACCGGATCGCGCGCTACCTCGAAGAGCTCGCCGGCACCTATCACCGGTTCTACGACGCGTGCCGGATTCTGCCGGTCGGCGATGAACAACCGACACCGCTCACCCACGCCCGCCTCTGGCTCAACGACGCGACCCGCATCGTCATCGCCAACGGCTTGGAATTACTCGGCGTCGAGGCACCGGAGCGGATGTAA
- the lysA gene encoding diaminopimelate decarboxylase: protein MRAHEAGALHAEVAEPPALPLRPPADLDSLAPHVWPATARRGPDGEIRVGGVDLRAVAAEFGTPCYVIDETDFRSRCRRWRTAFEGATVYYAAKALLTLGIARWVADEQLGLDVCTGDELAVALRAGVDPARIVFHGNNKSDAELRTALQAGVGRIVIDAFAELRRLAALGAELGVRPDVLIRVTVGVEAHTHEFIATAHEDQKFGFSLAGGQALAAVTEALGATSLRLVGLHSHIGSQIFDTAGFEVAAHRVVGLLRTIRDQHGIELPELNLGGGVGVAYTADDDPVDVAEFAAQVRAIVERECAAAGLAVPRLAVEPGRAIAGPPVLTVYRVGTVKPVDLGGGFVRTYVSVDGGMSDNIRAALYDAAYTCALANRRAAGEPILARVVGKHCEAGDIVVRDTFVSADIQDGDLLAVPVTGAYCRSLASNYNYLGRPPLVAVRDGRARLLVRRETIDDLLRLDLGDDLNRGECTASEDTPPDTRTHDRAGVRSGAAEPAE, encoded by the coding sequence ATGCGCGCCCACGAAGCCGGTGCCCTGCACGCAGAAGTCGCCGAACCGCCCGCGCTCCCGCTGCGGCCGCCGGCGGACCTCGACTCTCTCGCCCCGCACGTGTGGCCGGCAACCGCGCGCCGCGGGCCGGACGGCGAAATCCGCGTCGGCGGCGTTGACCTGCGCGCGGTGGCCGCCGAATTCGGCACGCCGTGCTATGTCATCGACGAGACGGATTTCCGGTCCCGCTGCCGGCGTTGGCGGACCGCCTTCGAGGGCGCCACGGTGTACTACGCCGCCAAGGCGTTGCTCACGCTCGGCATCGCCCGGTGGGTGGCTGACGAGCAGCTCGGTCTCGACGTCTGCACCGGTGACGAATTGGCGGTGGCGCTGCGGGCCGGCGTGGATCCGGCGCGGATCGTCTTCCACGGCAACAACAAGTCGGACGCCGAATTGCGGACCGCGCTGCAGGCCGGTGTCGGGCGGATCGTCATCGACGCGTTCGCCGAACTCCGCCGCCTTGCCGCGCTCGGGGCCGAACTCGGTGTCCGGCCGGATGTCCTCATCCGCGTCACGGTCGGCGTCGAAGCGCACACGCACGAGTTCATCGCGACTGCGCATGAAGACCAGAAATTCGGGTTCTCCCTTGCCGGCGGACAGGCCCTTGCGGCTGTCACCGAGGCGCTGGGCGCGACGAGCCTCCGCCTTGTCGGATTGCATTCGCACATCGGTTCGCAGATTTTCGACACCGCCGGCTTTGAGGTCGCCGCCCATCGGGTCGTCGGATTGCTCCGCACCATTCGTGACCAGCACGGCATCGAATTGCCGGAATTGAATCTTGGCGGCGGGGTGGGCGTTGCGTACACGGCCGACGACGACCCCGTGGACGTCGCGGAATTTGCCGCGCAGGTGCGGGCCATCGTCGAACGGGAATGCGCGGCCGCCGGCCTTGCCGTGCCGCGGTTGGCCGTTGAGCCGGGACGGGCGATCGCCGGCCCGCCGGTGCTCACCGTGTACCGGGTCGGCACCGTCAAACCCGTCGATCTCGGCGGGGGATTCGTTCGCACGTACGTCTCGGTGGACGGCGGAATGAGCGACAACATTCGCGCCGCCCTCTATGACGCGGCGTACACCTGCGCGCTCGCCAATCGCCGAGCGGCCGGCGAACCGATTCTCGCCCGGGTCGTCGGCAAGCACTGCGAGGCGGGTGACATCGTCGTCCGCGACACCTTCGTGTCCGCCGACATTCAGGACGGCGACCTGCTCGCCGTCCCGGTCACCGGCGCATACTGCCGTTCGCTGGCGAGCAACTACAACTACCTGGGCCGTCCGCCGCTGGTCGCGGTCCGCGACGGCAGAGCCCGCCTGCTCGTCCGCCGGGAGACCATCGACGACCTGCTCCGCCTCGACCTTGGGGACGATCTCAACCGCGGCGAATGCACGGCAAGCGAAGATACGCCGCCCGACACCCGAACACACGACCGTGCCGGAGTGCGAAGCGGCGCAGCCGAACCGGCAGAATGA
- a CDS encoding homoserine dehydrogenase: MPHRPLRLALLGCGTVGSEVVRQLRARHDDLAARIGAPLELAGIAVRRPELRRDVDVDPTLFTTDAAGLVGREDLDIVVEVMGGVEPARSLLLTAMSRGASVVTANKALLAEDGATIYEAADIYGVDVYFEAAVAGGIPLIRPLRESLAGDTVQRILGIVNGTTNYILTRMDEEGVTFADALAEATELGYAEADPSADLDGLDAAAKAAILASLAFHTRVTIGDVHREGIAGLSAAAVSAARDMGYVVKLLAICERTARGIGVRVHPAMIPRTHPLAGVRDAYNAVFVECDAAGQLMFYGRGAGGPPTASAVLGDIVAVGRNRVRGGIGTGESAYADLDVRPIGETITRYHVNLDVADRAGVLAQVATVFARHNVSIQTVRQIGRGDDAQLAVMTHTAPDAALAATVDDLRDLDVVRAVASVLRVEGEEGA; this comes from the coding sequence ATGCCCCACCGGCCGCTGCGTCTCGCGCTGCTCGGATGCGGCACCGTCGGGTCCGAGGTGGTCCGCCAACTTCGCGCCCGCCACGACGACCTGGCCGCGCGGATCGGGGCGCCCCTGGAGCTCGCCGGTATCGCGGTTCGCCGACCGGAGTTGCGCCGCGACGTCGACGTCGACCCGACTCTCTTCACGACGGACGCCGCCGGGCTGGTCGGTCGGGAGGATCTGGACATCGTCGTCGAGGTGATGGGCGGCGTGGAGCCCGCGCGTTCGCTGCTGCTCACCGCGATGAGCCGGGGCGCCTCGGTGGTGACCGCCAACAAAGCACTGCTCGCTGAAGACGGCGCCACCATCTACGAGGCGGCGGACATATACGGCGTCGACGTGTATTTCGAAGCAGCCGTCGCCGGCGGTATCCCGCTGATCCGGCCGTTGCGCGAATCGCTGGCCGGCGATACGGTGCAGCGGATTCTTGGAATCGTCAACGGCACGACTAATTACATCCTGACCCGCATGGATGAAGAGGGCGTCACGTTCGCCGATGCGCTGGCGGAAGCGACGGAACTCGGCTATGCGGAGGCCGACCCGAGCGCGGACTTGGACGGGCTGGACGCTGCGGCGAAAGCGGCCATCCTCGCGAGCCTGGCCTTTCACACCCGCGTCACCATCGGCGATGTCCACCGGGAGGGAATCGCCGGGTTGAGCGCCGCGGCGGTCAGCGCGGCCCGTGACATGGGCTACGTCGTGAAACTGCTCGCGATCTGCGAACGCACCGCCCGCGGCATCGGCGTCCGGGTGCACCCGGCGATGATTCCGCGCACCCACCCGCTCGCCGGGGTCCGCGACGCGTACAACGCGGTCTTCGTCGAATGCGACGCCGCCGGGCAGCTCATGTTTTACGGCCGGGGTGCCGGCGGGCCTCCGACAGCGAGCGCCGTCCTCGGCGACATCGTCGCGGTCGGCCGGAACCGGGTCCGCGGCGGCATCGGCACCGGCGAATCGGCGTACGCCGACTTGGACGTCCGCCCGATCGGCGAGACCATCACCCGCTACCACGTCAATCTCGACGTCGCCGACCGAGCGGGCGTGCTTGCCCAGGTTGCGACCGTTTTCGCCCGCCACAATGTGTCCATCCAGACGGTCCGGCAAATCGGGCGAGGAGACGACGCCCAGCTTGCCGTGATGACCCACACCGCGCCGGACGCCGCGCTCGCCGCCACCGTCGACGACCTGCGGGACCTGGACGTCGTCCGGGCGGTGGCGAGCGTGCTGCGGGTCGAAGGGGAGGAAGGGGCGTGA
- the thrC gene encoding threonine synthase, with protein sequence MTTTSTAAAARPRWRGLIEEYRRWLPVSDDTPVITLQEGGTPLLPAPVLSEKTGCEVYLKVEGANPTGSFKDRGMTVAISKAVQAGSRAVICASTGNTSASAAAYAARAGLLCAVLVPQGKIALGKLAQALVHGAKLLQIDGNFDDCLALAAKLAQDYPVTLVNSINPDRIEGQKTAAFEIVDALGDAPDVHCLPVGNAGNITAYWKGYVEYADPSRGGPARRRPRMFGFQAAGAAPIVLGRVVEKPSTIATAIRIGNPASWTKALEARDASGGAILSVTDRQILAAYRLLATREAVFVEPASAASVAGLLAAREQGLLDRGLRVVCTVTGNGLKDPDWAIAGAPAPVTVPPDPQAAARTLGLHA encoded by the coding sequence GTGACGACGACCAGCACCGCCGCGGCCGCCCGACCACGATGGCGCGGGCTCATCGAGGAGTACCGCAGATGGCTTCCGGTCAGTGACGACACCCCGGTCATCACCCTCCAAGAAGGCGGCACTCCGCTGCTCCCCGCCCCGGTGCTCTCTGAGAAGACCGGATGCGAGGTCTACCTCAAGGTCGAAGGGGCGAATCCCACCGGCTCGTTCAAGGACCGCGGCATGACCGTGGCGATCAGCAAGGCGGTGCAGGCCGGTTCCCGGGCGGTGATCTGCGCATCGACCGGAAACACCAGCGCGAGTGCGGCGGCGTACGCCGCGCGTGCCGGGCTGCTCTGCGCCGTGCTTGTCCCGCAAGGAAAAATCGCGCTCGGCAAATTGGCGCAGGCATTGGTGCACGGCGCGAAATTGCTGCAGATCGACGGGAATTTCGACGATTGCCTCGCGCTGGCGGCCAAGCTTGCGCAGGATTACCCGGTCACGTTGGTGAATTCCATCAATCCCGACCGTATCGAAGGGCAGAAGACCGCGGCGTTCGAAATCGTGGACGCGCTCGGCGATGCGCCCGACGTCCACTGCCTTCCGGTCGGGAACGCCGGGAACATCACCGCCTACTGGAAGGGGTACGTCGAGTACGCCGATCCCAGCCGCGGCGGTCCGGCCCGGCGTCGTCCCCGGATGTTCGGCTTCCAGGCCGCCGGCGCTGCACCGATCGTCCTCGGCCGGGTCGTCGAGAAACCGTCGACGATCGCCACCGCGATTCGCATCGGCAACCCGGCGAGCTGGACGAAGGCGCTCGAGGCACGGGACGCCTCGGGTGGGGCGATTCTGTCGGTGACCGACCGCCAGATTCTGGCCGCATACCGCCTGCTCGCCACCCGGGAGGCCGTTTTCGTCGAACCGGCAAGCGCCGCCAGCGTCGCCGGGCTGCTTGCGGCCCGCGAGCAGGGTCTCCTTGACCGCGGTCTGCGGGTCGTCTGCACGGTCACCGGAAACGGGCTCAAGGATCCCGATTGGGCGATCGCCGGCGCGCCTGCGCCGGTCACCGTCCCGCCGGATCCGCAGGCCGCGGCCCGGACGCTCGGGCTGCACGCCTGA
- the thrB gene encoding homoserine kinase, with the protein MAAPFRQGPVRVRVPATSANLGPGFDSFGLALALHNEVTVRVTDHGLHVEVTGEGSAEVPRDERNLVIRSMRAAFERLGGQPPGLEVRCTNRIPHGRGLGSSAAAIVAGVVAARELVIGGTGELPDDAVLELAARLEGHPDNVAACLLGGLTVAWRDTFGGVRALRLEADPRIRAVLFLSEQTAATADTRRTLPEQVPHQAAARNVAYGALLIAALTRRPDLLLDATRDELHQPYRAAVMPASAALIDRLRSGGIAAVLSGAGPTVLALADAAEAPRVAALEVPGFRPMLLAVDTRGTGVELLVE; encoded by the coding sequence CTGGCCGCACCCTTCCGGCAGGGGCCGGTGCGGGTCCGGGTGCCGGCGACAAGCGCCAACCTCGGACCCGGATTCGACAGTTTCGGGTTGGCTCTCGCGTTGCACAACGAGGTCACCGTCCGGGTCACCGACCACGGCCTGCACGTCGAGGTGACCGGCGAGGGGAGCGCGGAGGTGCCGCGGGACGAGCGCAATCTCGTCATCCGGTCGATGCGTGCGGCGTTTGAGCGGCTGGGCGGACAGCCGCCCGGTCTCGAGGTCCGCTGCACGAATCGCATTCCGCACGGCCGAGGCCTCGGGTCATCGGCAGCCGCGATCGTGGCAGGTGTCGTGGCGGCCCGGGAGCTCGTCATCGGCGGCACTGGGGAGCTGCCCGACGACGCGGTGCTCGAACTAGCCGCCCGGCTCGAGGGACACCCGGACAACGTCGCCGCCTGCCTGCTCGGCGGATTGACCGTGGCGTGGCGAGACACGTTCGGCGGCGTCCGCGCCCTGCGGTTGGAGGCCGACCCGCGGATCCGCGCGGTGCTCTTTCTCTCCGAGCAGACAGCGGCGACCGCGGATACCCGGCGAACGCTGCCTGAGCAGGTACCCCACCAGGCCGCGGCCCGGAATGTCGCGTACGGCGCCCTGCTCATCGCCGCGCTCACCCGCCGTCCCGACCTGCTCCTGGACGCGACCCGCGACGAGTTGCACCAGCCGTACCGGGCCGCCGTCATGCCGGCAAGTGCGGCGTTGATCGATCGGCTCCGGTCGGGAGGGATTGCCGCGGTGCTCTCCGGGGCGGGCCCGACCGTCCTCGCCCTGGCCGATGCCGCCGAGGCGCCCCGGGTCGCCGCGCTCGAGGTTCCCGGATTCCGCCCGATGCTGCTTGCCGTAGACACCCGAGGGACAGGCGTGGAGCTGCTCGTCGAGTGA
- the rho gene encoding transcription termination factor Rho produces the protein MTDISTAMPTVSGENSSPSGTSDESRGGARRRKAAESGTSSLSAMVLSELQALAASLGITGIARMRKGELIEAIRQRQGGSGAAAGGSPAGSDAGGESPGETPAARTTVSRSRGRRAVVPALQTTPTLDVEVPVQSTAAAPAGSPLEISPGTAETAQPPAARAGDGQMQRRAGRFGGRNATGAAGGGAGASPSQPAGFGPANGAAAVSAPTAGPGLGREAAQRGAPAGNGSRVAGGQAGSPAETGGNGNGTVSNGAERRREDEEFADMGGRRRRGRFRERGGRLRVRERSDYEPAVSEDDVLVPIAGILDVLDNYAFVRTSGYLPGPNDVYVSLAQVRRYGLRKGDAITGMVRQPREGERREKFNPLVRLDTVNGMDPESARNRVEFSKLTPLYPQERLRLETEPQQITTRIIDLIAPIGKGQRGLIVSPPKAGKTMVLQAIANAITRNNPECHLIVVLVDERPEEVTDMQRSVKGEVISSTFDRPAEDHTMVAELSIERAKRLVELGHDVVILLDSITRLGRAYNTAAPASGRILSGGVDSAALYPPKKFFGAARNIENGGSLTIIATALVETGSRGDEVIFEEFKGTGNMELKLDRKFADKRIFPAVDINASGTRKEEILLSPEELQIVWRLRRVLHALDPQQALEVLIEKMRQTRSNAEFLVQVQKTMPMPSE, from the coding sequence GTGACCGACATCAGCACCGCAATGCCCACCGTTTCCGGCGAGAATTCCTCTCCTTCCGGCACCAGCGACGAGAGCCGTGGTGGTGCGCGCCGCCGCAAGGCTGCCGAGAGCGGCACATCGTCGCTGTCCGCCATGGTGCTTTCGGAATTGCAGGCGCTGGCCGCCAGTCTGGGAATTACCGGGATTGCGCGGATGCGTAAGGGCGAATTGATCGAAGCAATTCGCCAGCGGCAGGGTGGTTCGGGCGCCGCCGCTGGAGGCTCCCCGGCCGGGAGTGATGCCGGCGGCGAAAGCCCCGGCGAGACGCCCGCGGCGCGGACGACGGTAAGCCGCTCACGCGGGCGGCGGGCGGTGGTTCCCGCCCTGCAGACGACACCCACGCTCGACGTCGAGGTTCCCGTGCAGTCGACGGCTGCAGCTCCGGCTGGTTCGCCGCTCGAAATCTCTCCGGGTACGGCGGAGACCGCTCAGCCACCGGCCGCCCGCGCCGGCGACGGTCAGATGCAGCGTCGCGCCGGCCGGTTCGGCGGCCGCAACGCCACGGGTGCAGCGGGCGGAGGAGCCGGCGCGAGCCCGAGTCAGCCGGCTGGTTTCGGGCCGGCGAACGGGGCCGCGGCGGTCTCAGCCCCGACGGCAGGGCCGGGCCTGGGTCGGGAGGCAGCGCAGCGCGGCGCTCCGGCGGGCAACGGGAGCCGCGTGGCCGGCGGTCAGGCGGGCAGCCCGGCGGAAACCGGCGGCAACGGCAATGGAACCGTGAGCAACGGTGCGGAACGTCGCCGGGAGGACGAGGAATTCGCCGACATGGGCGGCCGTCGCCGGCGCGGCCGCTTCCGCGAACGCGGCGGACGGCTGCGGGTGCGGGAACGGTCGGATTACGAGCCGGCTGTTTCCGAGGACGACGTCCTGGTGCCGATCGCCGGAATTCTTGACGTGCTGGACAATTACGCATTCGTGCGTACGTCCGGATACCTGCCCGGGCCGAATGATGTGTACGTCTCGTTGGCCCAGGTGCGCCGGTATGGCTTGCGCAAGGGCGATGCGATCACCGGAATGGTTCGCCAGCCGCGCGAAGGGGAACGGCGGGAGAAATTCAACCCGCTGGTGCGGCTGGACACCGTGAACGGCATGGATCCGGAGAGCGCCCGAAACCGAGTGGAATTCAGCAAGCTCACTCCGCTGTATCCGCAAGAGCGGTTGCGGTTGGAGACGGAGCCTCAGCAGATCACCACGCGCATCATCGACCTCATCGCACCGATCGGCAAAGGCCAGCGCGGTCTCATCGTCTCGCCGCCCAAGGCGGGCAAGACGATGGTGCTCCAAGCAATCGCGAACGCCATTACGCGGAACAATCCGGAGTGCCACCTCATCGTCGTGCTCGTCGACGAGCGGCCGGAGGAAGTCACCGACATGCAACGCTCGGTGAAGGGCGAGGTTATTTCGTCGACGTTCGACCGTCCGGCGGAAGACCACACGATGGTCGCGGAGCTGTCCATTGAGCGGGCGAAGCGACTTGTCGAGCTCGGTCACGACGTCGTCATCCTGCTCGACTCCATCACCCGCTTGGGCCGCGCGTACAACACCGCGGCGCCGGCGTCCGGGCGTATTCTCTCCGGTGGGGTCGACTCCGCTGCGCTGTATCCGCCGAAGAAATTCTTCGGCGCGGCCCGCAACATTGAGAACGGCGGTTCGCTCACTATCATTGCCACGGCGTTGGTCGAAACCGGTTCCCGCGGCGACGAGGTCATCTTCGAAGAATTCAAGGGAACCGGCAACATGGAGCTCAAGCTCGACCGGAAATTCGCTGACAAGCGCATTTTCCCGGCGGTCGACATCAACGCGTCCGGCACCCGGAAAGAAGAAATCCTGCTCTCCCCGGAGGAACTCCAGATCGTCTGGCGGTTGCGGCGGGTGCTTCATGCCCTCGACCCCCAGCAAGCCCTTGAGGTGCTCATCGAGAAAATGCGGCAGACCCGCAGCAACGCGGAGTTCCTCGTCCAGGTGCAGAAGACGATGCCGATGCCCTCGGAGTGA
- a CDS encoding PIG-L deacetylase family protein, which produces MNVLAIGAHPDDIELGCAGALLRHVAVGDKVTLLVMTTGERGPQDSVSRVLEQENAAARLGAELIWGGFPDGAIPHSRETVTFIDSVIAAVGAEVLYTHGQHDTHQDHVATALCSLSAARRLNRVLCYQSPSATAFNPVVYVDIEDTLRGKLEALACHRSQVERCELVDLEAVEAGARFWGHQARMRYAEAFEVPRFVWDITGGASAVRRLESAAAAGEAAADRVGVRDFELVDGGGAGEPVRRTGTSVYLVGGRRP; this is translated from the coding sequence ATGAACGTCCTCGCCATTGGGGCGCACCCCGATGACATCGAACTGGGCTGCGCCGGCGCCCTCCTTCGACATGTCGCGGTCGGTGACAAGGTCACCCTGCTCGTGATGACCACCGGCGAGCGGGGGCCGCAGGACTCCGTCTCGCGTGTCCTCGAACAGGAGAATGCCGCGGCGCGCCTCGGGGCCGAGCTGATTTGGGGCGGTTTCCCGGACGGCGCGATCCCGCACAGCCGAGAGACGGTGACCTTCATCGACTCCGTCATTGCCGCCGTCGGCGCGGAGGTGCTCTACACGCACGGTCAGCACGACACCCATCAAGACCACGTGGCGACCGCCCTCTGTTCGCTCTCCGCCGCGCGGCGCCTCAACCGGGTGCTCTGCTACCAATCGCCGTCCGCCACCGCGTTCAACCCGGTCGTCTACGTCGACATCGAAGACACCTTGCGGGGCAAGCTCGAGGCGCTCGCTTGTCACCGCTCGCAGGTCGAGCGGTGCGAGCTCGTTGATCTAGAAGCGGTCGAGGCCGGCGCCCGGTTCTGGGGTCATCAAGCCCGGATGCGGTACGCCGAGGCGTTCGAGGTGCCCCGGTTCGTCTGGGACATCACCGGTGGCGCGTCGGCGGTACGCCGGCTCGAGAGCGCAGCGGCGGCCGGTGAGGCGGCCGCTGATCGGGTCGGCGTCCGGGACTTCGAGCTTGTCGACGGCGGCGGTGCGGGCGAGCCTGTCCGGCGTACCGGGACATCGGTGTACCTGGTGGGTGGCCGCCGTCCGTGA
- a CDS encoding glycosyltransferase — protein sequence MTAPPLAGSFRGLAASDSSVSGVPWTFIVLAGLISAAVGILGPDRAIFLGVLVINLVFLVFFLRHVAFAAAAARWAPTDLYESPEVPSEDLPTVSVLVACHNEESVVPGLIRGLVALHYPRSRLEILIVNDGSSDRTGELLDQLTAGIRHMRVIHRPAGAGGGKSGALNAALAEANGEIVVVFDADHIPRRNVIHRLVRHFRDPTVAAVQGRCIVRNSVQSTLARSIAIDYFSGYLVNEYGRQALFGLPAYGGANCAVRTALLRQFGGWNVNSVTEDTDITLRLVLAGYRVRYDITAVDTEEGATTLARFVRQRYRWARGHQQVWRDYRRGVWRCPHLTLGQKIETTLFLLVYHVPVFCTLTLVLTLLRLAGIGPHVSVVELLPLAALLFAGPFCELAVGLLVGRAPRRAAWSVAWMTPLFVVFMLVCTRAWIDGLLGRPYTWVKTKRSQWSALAGREEIADRGPLAEERL from the coding sequence GTGACCGCCCCGCCACTCGCCGGCTCGTTCCGGGGACTCGCGGCGTCCGATTCCTCGGTCAGCGGCGTGCCGTGGACGTTCATCGTGCTGGCCGGGCTGATCAGCGCGGCCGTCGGCATTCTCGGCCCTGATCGGGCGATCTTTCTCGGCGTCCTCGTCATCAACCTCGTCTTCCTCGTCTTCTTCCTCCGCCATGTCGCCTTCGCGGCTGCGGCGGCCCGATGGGCGCCGACGGATCTGTACGAGAGCCCGGAGGTGCCCAGCGAAGACCTTCCGACGGTGAGCGTGCTCGTCGCGTGCCACAACGAGGAGAGCGTCGTACCCGGGCTGATCCGCGGCCTGGTCGCCCTGCACTACCCGAGATCCCGCCTCGAAATTCTGATCGTCAACGACGGGTCCAGTGATCGCACGGGTGAATTGCTTGATCAGCTGACCGCCGGCATCCGGCACATGCGGGTGATTCATCGACCGGCCGGCGCCGGCGGCGGCAAATCCGGTGCGCTCAACGCCGCGCTGGCGGAAGCGAACGGGGAAATCGTCGTCGTCTTCGACGCCGACCACATCCCGCGCCGCAACGTCATCCACCGGCTGGTCCGTCACTTTCGCGACCCCACCGTGGCCGCCGTCCAAGGCCGGTGCATCGTGCGGAATTCCGTGCAATCCACCCTCGCCCGCTCGATTGCCATCGACTATTTCTCCGGCTACCTCGTGAACGAATACGGTCGGCAGGCGCTTTTCGGGCTACCGGCGTACGGCGGAGCCAATTGTGCGGTCCGGACCGCTCTGCTGCGGCAATTCGGCGGCTGGAATGTCAACAGCGTGACCGAAGACACCGATATCACGTTGCGGCTGGTCTTGGCCGGTTATCGCGTGCGGTACGACATCACCGCGGTGGACACCGAGGAAGGAGCGACCACGTTGGCGCGGTTCGTCCGGCAGCGATACCGCTGGGCCCGCGGCCACCAGCAGGTATGGCGGGACTATCGCCGCGGCGTGTGGCGGTGCCCGCACCTCACCCTCGGGCAGAAGATCGAGACGACCCTGTTTCTCCTCGTCTACCACGTGCCTGTCTTCTGCACCCTGACGCTCGTCCTCACCCTGCTGCGCCTTGCCGGCATCGGGCCGCACGTGAGTGTGGTCGAACTGCTGCCCCTCGCCGCCCTGCTCTTCGCCGGCCCGTTCTGCGAACTCGCGGTCGGCCTGCTGGTCGGCCGGGCTCCGCGCCGGGCCGCCTGGTCGGTGGCCTGGATGACCCCCCTGTTCGTCGTTTTCATGCTCGTCTGCACCCGGGCGTGGATCGACGGGCTCCTTGGCCGGCCCTACACCTGGGTGAAGACGAAGCGGTCCCAGTGGAGCGCGCTCGCCGGCCGCGAGGAGATCGCGGACCGCGGACCGCTCGCCGAGGAGCGGCTGTGA